One Sparus aurata chromosome 23, fSpaAur1.1, whole genome shotgun sequence genomic window, GCTCATGACATCTTTGGCTGAGGCAGGTGGTGATAGTTAGGTGCAGCTTGTTAACAACTTGGTGTAAAAGTTATTTCGATCAACGCTGGCTGAGGGTGTAAGTACCTTGTAAAATCGGCTCCCTTTATAGCCTCTCCAAAGACTGgaatgttggttttttttgttgttttttttcctttgtgcttttgtttctcCAAGTCTGGGAAAGGTCTTCAGCATGAATTCCTCCTGAAACCTATAATCTATTTGTTTTGTCATAACTATGTTTTGCTCAATTTAGCGACTTACTCATAAGGAATAAActcaaaacacagacactggGCCGCGTAAAGAGGGAAATAAGGAGACTTGACATTTATAGACGTGAATAGATTAAGTTTAAATGTCttacaaacacagctgacagaCGGTAAACACAGATGAGAGGCCGTGGCTCTCCTGCGGCACCAGCCGCTCgatgaaaacagcagaaacGCCGACAAACACTGCACATACTTCCCTTGCTCTGTAATGCGATGGCAATTGTGTGGAATTGGGTGATGACAggcagtgtgtttttgtatcaCGCAGGTGTGTTTCTCCTGTGTGCACCCGACACGCAGGTGACGATTTTCATCCAGTGCATGAGTGGAGCTGAGCAGCAACGTCTACACCATGAAAGTGGGCTGTAGTAGCACGAGGAAATTTTCATTGAGTCTCTGTTATGTGACCATGTTTGGTAAAGCTCCTCGGTCTCTGACCAAGCCCCTTGACCGATTGGTGcacgcacaacacacacacacacatgcacgcacaggAGATGGTTTCAATCACAGACCTACTGTAGCTcagaggcccccccccccccctccaaagCTTCCACTCTTCACCCTCCTTCATATCTCCCTTTCATCCTATTTCAGTCCGTCCTCGCACTTCAACCTTTCATCTCGTTTCTAACGTCTCAGTCTGGACCTCACCActcctttttttgttgaattGCTCCATCACTGACACAcaatttaaaaagtaaagtaaaacatgGAGGAGTGCTGCCAAGTTCCAGTAGCTGGCCTTGGCTTGCCGGTGTAGAACTGTCATACCACCGGCGCACAGCTGACGAATGGCTGGAGCAGTCGAGCACGCTGCTGTCTGGATGCTTTACACTGAATGCAGCAGGCCATTCCCATGCTGACGTCATTGTTCAGAAACTAAAGGGAGCGGACGAATTAGCGAAAGAGCGAAAAGGGAACTACGATTGCATGATAAGGGTAAACATTTAAAGCAAACTACCAGGCACTTTCATTTCGTGaggattctggcggcccctgttgACAACACCGAGCTCAATCGCTTCATGAAGTTCTGGATCCGGCTAGCATGCGCGTTTGTTTTGACAAAGAGACCAAGCCGTTTGAATGTGGCATAGCGATAAAGTTACGTATGTTTTTGTGCTAATGTAagattaataacaataatatgaAGATggttgcaaaaaacaaaacaaaacaaacaaacaaaaaaaactgctgtagTGCCGTATCACCAGATGAgggagcagcttctttcctcaggctgtgagattCCTCAATTCATCCATAAAAATAGCTTTCATTTCATGACTCATCCAACCTGGATAAGAAATGAACCTGGATAACCTACTGGCTGGCAGTAAGAGTCATAACTATACAGAAATAAGAGTTAATAAAACTCCTTGTAGTAtgtttaaaaggtgcaatattcaGGATTATATGTTTAACATTCAATTAGTAACtttaattatcaacagaatatctgctgaagttagctcccctggtgctctgagctcccagtccagacagCTAAATGCACAGCAAAACCGGGCTAACTAGGTAACatcagctacagttagcagcataTAGCAGTTACTCTGATGATATACCCTTTTAGTTTGGAATATGAATTAGACAGCGGGACAAATcgtacatattgcacatttcaCTGTAAAAGTCCAAATGAATGAGTCAAGCAGCCCGTTTCTCTTGTCTTCAACTTTATTGAAGAGCAACACTTTCAAGTAAGTCTCAGCTTTCAGCACTACAGTTACATGATCATTAGTAGTggtcattttagacaataacaatCCAAGTCACAAGGTAATGCTCAGACAAGGACCCTAAGGCCTGTGTGTAGTGTAGGCTGATTCACATTAAAATCtccagaaaacacagacagatcAGATCAAGAAATTGCATtgcattaaaagacaaaacagagagagacaagggAAGGAACATCCGCCACTCCGGCAAATTgttcaaaagaaaagaagggaCAGGGAAGTTGTTTGATTATCAGTTTGTCAACATTGTTTCCAGTCATTCTCAAACATAAATGTCATCCATGTGACACTGAAACGCTATCCATTCCATTTCATTGTACATTTAGGATTTAACTTGAAATCAAGTAATTCAGAGGAACAAAAACTGGGAGGGGGAAATACGAGTTGCCTGTAAGTACCACATGTAACCTTGAGAGGACACCGTTGAAGTACCAGATTCTACTGCAGCTTTGTTATAATGCAACTGTCATccaaattaaacacaaaatacGACCAAACCAGAGGTTTAATTAGTACACTGTGCATCTGGTTTCAGGACTTGATCACAGATAGTGTATATACAGATTTGTATACACCTCAatgctttaatatttaaatatattcatCATATAATGAATGTTGGCCTCTCCAAAGAAACAAAGGCAATGTGGTTATTCTAACCTGATACAACACAGATCATAGCCTTACAATAGCAGCCTTATCATATCCATCAATCATTGTTCATTCTGTGGATTTTCAAACCGCCCCAGGGTGTGAGATACAGCACGGACATCAGATCGTGACATAATCTGTAGAAAACCCTGACGAATACAAAAGAACTGTCCAGACAACCAGGCAACATTCCGTTATTCTTATACATGTAGGTTTTACTTTGTGCACAAGACCTACATCAGAGAGTCTTCCCAGTCTAAATTTAAACGAAAAAGGACGCTGCTACAAGAAGTGTGTTCGCATTGCAGCTGAGCCAGTCTCAGGACATCTCCCACACTGCAGTCTAATCATCATAGTGTCATGACTGAACCACATTACAGTTTTATTCCACAAGTATTCACAGCTTCGAGTTTAGAAGGCGGGAGAAATGAGATGTTAGCCTTCGTGTCAACTACCTGTACGTCTTAAAGAGcttcgataaaaaaaaaaaatatatatagtttGCTTTCCATTCTCATCACCTTGGACACTGTGAGCTCATCTTAATGCCACTAAATAACCCATCACAACATTCATAGAGACGTACCCCTCCGTTCAGgagagcacaaaaaaaaaaaatcagcacaaAACAGGCTCCCCGAGAGGGATCAGCTTTGGATTATAATACTTGGCCGGATTAATCATTGTGCAGGCagattacaaaaatatatacagaCAAGTATACATACAGAATACAGAGGAGATAATCACTGGATATTACATTAGAAAGGTCATGCTAATCCAAAACTGGCTGCATCACATCCACTGTTTGTGTAAAAGGCACAAGATACTGTAGCCCCTCCTCTGTGGTGACAGACAGAAATACAGGAGGTCGCTGAGTTATTGCTCCACAGGGAGTGTGCTTTATAGTTCCACAGTGAAAACACCACCAGACATTCTCAGACTGTTATAACCATCTATCCAAATGGGGATACAAAAACtgaaagggcaactccaccgaTTTTAGTCATCAAATCTCTCTACGGGGGCATTATgcaaatcttttaaaaaatatgtcaCTGGAGTCAACGGAACTCTCAGTgtttgagttgcattgtgggtaatttgGACGCCAGGTTTTGAAAGGGGAAAAGAatgcatgaaatgaaaaaaaaaacgcacctgtttttgtgtgcatttttcaATTTGCGCATGAAATTACATGACTAAAAACACCGACACACAGACAAAACGAACCTCAAAGCATCACAAAAGAGATGCTTCTCTAGATGTAAACACTGCTGATATTTGCAAAATAGTAGAGGATGGAAATGTGAATTTATTTCCATTTCTGAAAATAGGGTTAAAATCCGCCCTACGTTTGGATGGAAGCCTGCTTTCTACTGCATCGGTTATCCACTGCGAGTCCACAGGAGTGTAATGATGAATCGGTGGAGTACTCTTTTTAAGCAAAAAGGAAAACGGGAGTAAACAGGCCACCTTGTCCTCCTTTCCAGTTGTGTGACCAGATTCGAAACATCCTCTTGTATCTCTGTCTGTCATGATATCAGCTATGTGGCCGTTATGTACAGCAAGAACAATTAATGAATTTGTAAAACTGAGTGACGCCCACTGGCATACACGGGATGTGGCAATGTTTAGTGAGTTAGCCATACAGTGTGCAGAGGGTACCTGCATAGctactgtatgtgtatatactgtacagacatgcagggagaggagaaaggaatcaaaaatacatgcaTTCAGTATCAGAGGCAAAAACATCAACTGTTTGGAAGACAAACCCCCTTTAAGCATTTGATTAATGCGATAACTAGATGTTACTCATCTATCTTGACTATTCACTAAGGCATCACAGAAATATGTCAGTCTTACCATGCTCTATAGTGATGATACAGTTTATacagaaaacaaatgcacatgcaGATTGCCAAATTGCTTCCGACAGATTGGTAAATCAAAATTCATTAGATActagaaatgtttgaaaaaacgTCATATTGCAAGCATTCCTATGCGGACAGTTTTGCAAAAGGAAGAGCACCGTGTCAGTGTTTTAGAAGGGCACCAAATACAGTGTATGGTTTGCACACTATGCTCTGCATATGTGAACTTTCTTTACTCCATTCCTCAATTAGGTTCTCAGAGTAGCTGAGAACAAAAGGAGCTAAATGGAAATCTAAACGCTTCCAGGGTAGTTTGATAGGAAAAATACACTGACTGGATACAGTTTGGTGAGGACTGTGATGCTGCTTGGATTCACTGCATTGGCTGGGATAAGCTCTGGAGACGGttagagggagacagagagagagacagagagagagacagagagagagagagggggacaaAGAAGTCCCTCTGAATCACAACAGATAATGTCTTGAAGGCTAAAATCACTCTTTACattacaaagtaaaacaaaaaggtttaTCGTCGGATGATTACTGGATTAACCAAGTCTTTGTAAGGCAGGGGGAGAGGTAGAACAAAACCAAACGTTCAAGCTGGATGGTGGAGTATCCAGTGAGGCAGAGGGTTGCAATGGATGTAATATGAATTAGACATGTTACTGCAACTGCTTACGACTTCAGCTGTATAAAATCAAAGAATCAAGAACAGCACAGTGATGCCAACACCATGAATACTGAAAAGGCAAAATCGTCCTGCGAGGAGCTAAGGGTGTTGGAGAGagtatccctctctctctctcctgcatgCACACTCCTAGTTTTTTGACATATCATCCGAATTGTAAGGAGGTTGGAGGGGCATGGCTGGTGATACAGGCAGGCGCCACTTGTTACAAGGAGGCCACAGCAGGTGATACTGTAGAAGAGGCATTATGGTGTTTTACTGTCTCTTTTTGTGAGGTCTGATGAGTAAAGACAAGAGCCCTATAGATTTCACAAACACTGTATGGGTCTAATGGGAGAGTTTGTCACTTTGTGGGCCACGTCTCCTTGAGTGTGGACGGAGTATGAACGACAGAAGAAGCCTTCGGTCGTTCAGGAGCAATGGCGAGCCAGAGATGGTTGTCTTCTGAAGAGGCTAAGCTCTGTTAGACTTTGAGATCTTAGTCCTTCACAATTATTGCTTTCCTGTGTTTAACAGGCACTTCAGAGGATTGGGCTTTGGCTGAAGTCGAGCATGAGAGGAGACTGAGGGGATGGTGGTAAGGACGAGTGACAAACAGGGTTTAAAGTGTGCTTGTGGGCTCTACCTTGTCGTCTGCGACCGAAAGCTATCACCCAGCAAGATACTTATCCGTCAGTGAAAACACTGAGGCTGCAGAGGCTGGTGCTTGAGTGAGTCAAAGAGCAGTGTCCTTGCCCTATGTCAGGAACAGAACCTGAGGACTCTTAGCCCGATCCACTAGCCGACAAGGAGAGCGAGGGCTAGGATTGGGGGACACGATGCTAGGGTTTTGAGGGATGCTGAGGCTATAGCAAAAGAGAGAGGCTGTGAGGTTCCTGGATGTCCAGCCTCCCGCCCTGCTCATGTCTGTGTCTACACATCCTTTGCTCTACATCTCTTCAGTCTGTGTGGTTGTTGACATGCTTCCCGTCTGAAGAAGACGAAGCCTCTGATCCTCCTTTGACCTTACGTCCTCCTCCCCCTGTCAAGACCTTGTAGCAGCCGCGGGTAATCTTATACATCCAGATAGTGTTTAATATATCCAGGGCAATGCAGGAGGTTATCCAGGCCACCTGGGCGGCCAAGCCTAGCCGCTCAAAGTCTTGAGTGCCGAAGGTGGCGAATACACTGGCCCAGTATGATGGCATGACAGCAATGCGCACCAGGAAGAACACCACGGACATGGCGACGCCATTTAACACCACCAGTCGGTGTGAGCGGGGGTACTTTAATGCCTCATAGAACCACCTGTAGGGAGAGGGTGAATAAAAGATCTCTGAGTGGAAGATATGTCAGCCATGTcgtaaaacaaagacaatgctTACTCGCAAAGCTGACTCACCTTTGGTTCACAAATGGTGTGGACAACTCTGAAATGAGGCGAAAGTTGGCAAAGTAGGGAAGCACTCCACGTGTCTTCAATgatcgcacgcacacacgcacacacatacagacacacacacacacaggggtgaAATGACAAATACGttataacacagaaaacagtgtGTCCAGTCTATGTTCAAGATTATACACTGTGGGTCTCGAGAAGTGATACTCACCAGCACATAACCATATGCATAGAGCGCCGCCAAGTGGTGACAGACAAAAAAGCTGTCCCCCATAGTGCTCCAGTTGCATGCAAGCAGCACAAGGTCTATAGGGCGGAGTGACAGGTTGGTCAGAAACATTTGATTGATTGTGTTTGATAAGTGGGATGGTTTATGTGCACAAGTGCACCTGCACCAGTAGTGAAAATACAATTTGTATCAGACAATATGGAACACAGTGAAAGCTGACATGTTGTGTAAAAGAACTCAAATGTGGTTGTAACCTTCAATTTCAAAAAAGAAGACTTAAGTATACACAGATAGACAAAATACTCCATGAACAATATGATATTGTTCCCTTTGACATATTTAATACATTGCaagttgtctgtttttttttgttgtttttttatcaacaCACTTATTGATAGGGCAGATTGTTGGTCCCTTTTGTGGCTGAAGATGCATACAGCCTAGCAGTAACTGCACCAGTGCCAAATTCAAGAATGGGAAAAGTTAAGTAAGTAGAAAACACTTGTATGTGAAGTTTTAAGTATGGTCATTACTTTCAACTTTCAGTAGACAGGGTTAGCCTAAATAGTCTGTGAAGAGTTTTTAAATGGATGCATCTGTATATCACATATTAAAGTAAAGATTTCCAGATGTCATATGGTTGACTGCTGTTGATGACGAGCCTGgcattgttgtttctgtgtttctgactATAATCAACTTGCCTCAGATTAAAGTGCTTGTCCTTTCTGTATTTACATTACAAACACTGCCTGACTGCCCTCATGGATTGCGTACTAGAAGGAATGATCAACAGAAGCGAAAACAGAAGGAGCTCACCATAAACGAGGTAACCACAGGTTATGGCTACATTTAGTTTGACGAGACTGGGGTCACCCCTGTGGAAAAGCAAAGAACACAGTGTAAAAGTACTTTCATCACAGCTGTAACTCTACAACCctctgaataaacaagccaGAGGAGGAAGCTACTTACTATTCCAGTAAAATCTGAAGCACTCACACAGTGCCCCCCTGATCAATAATCTGCTCTTGTAAAGGAGAACATGATGCAGCTTTGCAAACTAATTACTGAACCCAACTCACTAATGTAGAGAGGTCAGTCAAGGTTGATTGTCTAATGCTGATGAGCTTGTCGTGATACTTACGTACAGGGCTAGGTCTTAATTATTAAGAACAGCATGCTGTCTGCGTATGTAACATAtctatgtacattttttttggtCTGTGAATAAACAGTAATCAGTGGTTCAGTTCAGAGACCCGTGAAGTGCTCTGGTGACCGTTAGGTGTCCTTGCAAATAGCATCTGTTCAAAGTAACAATGAAGGTGTCTGTGCTTCAATAGACATCTGATCCTGGTATCAGTCACAAGTATCATATGGCCAATGACTGGCTGAATGCTTGTGTAACTGAACCCCacaacacacatactgtataaacATACACACTCAAAAGCCCAAGCGCGCACATGCACCGGCTGTGTGACAGCACACCTTACCCACCAGATGACCCTGGGCTTTTATCCTTTAACGTCAATTCTGAAAATTTCACCCAAGATTGTTCAGCATACCATCTATCTACCTCTGCCATAAATATATAGAGTGCAGTGAAAATATCCCTCTTGTATTTATATGCTATGGAACATAAATGCCTCTGGTGTTACATCATCTACAGCTATAGGTGTGTTGAACAAGCAGCTTCTCCTCAACTCAATGTCAATCTCATCTGCACCTCCTTTCTCTCTGATTATGTATCTAATCTAATGCCTGTTTCACAAGAGAGTGCTCCTCCTGTTAACGGATCACTTGTATCATTTTACCACTGCAGTTACACTGAAATGCAGCAAGCAAATGTGATCTTGGATAGCCCCCAACTTAACTGATAGTGTGGTAGTCACAGAGTCCAAAGGCTCCTTGATAATCAGATCAATGTGATCCTGCTTTAAGTAAATCAAATGTACAGTGAGCCCATGCTCCTCTCTTGATTTACACTTAACACTTAACTGACTGGAATTTGGTCTGAAAAGAGATAAGGAGTTTTTTCACATAGGAGCAGCTGCAACAGCCCTGACTCAACTGGTCTCATGTGAGAACCTACACATGTGAACAGATTTGCTCTAAACTGGCAGGTGACAATGACGACAATGacttttcacattcattcattttactgtACATATAATTCTGCTTTCTACTGCACTGGGACAATTATGATAGCATATAGCCAATGAGAATTAAACGCCTAAAGCTATTACCTTTCTGAACTTAAATATGACCAAAACTGTACAAAGAAAATCTAATAAAATAACACTTGGTTTAAAGTTAATATTCAGTTAGTCATATCAGTTTGATGGGCAACATGCTTTTCCAATTtacttcatgtttttattttactttcatAAACATGAGGTTTTTGGAATATTCTGACCCTGGCAAAGGTGAAAGAAGTACTCATCAGAAGTACAGATTTAGCATCAAATTATACTTAACTTATAAGGTACCAAAAGTAGGGTACAGAACaatataatttatattattGGACTACTTATGTTTTAATGTGTACATCACTTTAGTCAAACCACCTTCACTAGAGTcaacaataaagtatatctgCTGGGTAGCTTGTGAATTTCCCCCACATggatcaataaagtttaatCTCATTCTATGATTTTACATCATACATTGTTTGTTGATTATATGTTTTATAAGTGAACTAAATCTGTGAAACAACTATGAAGTTTTCTGAAAAAATATAATGGGAGTAAAAAGAGCAATATGGAAATGATCAAGTAAAGCACAAATACTTCAAAATTGTACCTTATTACAGTACTTCAGTAAAGAACTGGATACTATTCTCCACTGGACCTTCAACAGATCTGTCTGTGTACACAGGTTGCTCAGCATAATATCACCTGTAATGTAACTGTTTGATCTTCTTCATTTATCTCTGCAGCGATCACATTAGTGACTGCAAATTATGGTCCACTTTGCTTTAAAGCTGCTTGACACCGTGTAATTTTAGCCTTCCCAAGGTGAAAGTTGACATCAGAGAAACTTGCTAAAATCTTTTGACTGAGACACATCCACCAATAGCTGATTTAGAGCTTTGACCAATGACCAATGACAGCAGGaccaaaaatccaaaatgtcACTGCTGCTATTACCCAGGTGTGCAAACCAATCAGATTATGACATGATGCAACACAGAACTCACTGGCTGGTGCTATGCTTTGTGGATGTCATTGTTGAATAAAGTTTGAGGGAAAGAACGCACACtcacatgtgcacacaaaccAAAATAATGGCATTTTTCTGGAAAACCTTGCAGAGCTGTGGAGAAACAGATGGATGACTCAAGGTGACAACAAGCCTTTGCTCTCgtacttttttctgtttacacTGTTTAGGTTGCGCTATTATTCACAAGGCTTTCATCACATAATCTGACACGcataatattgatattgtaCAGTCAAAAACAGAAAGGGACTAGATTTGAATAGAAACATCTTGCACAGAGTGACATGTAATAAACTATGTGACCATTGTTGTCATGCGGAGTATCTTTAGAAAGATGCTTTATAGCTTATacttcatttccattttgtctATATTTCTGTCCTGAAACGGATGTGTGATGACATggtctggacagctgttttaaTAATTCTCTCATTTTCCAGGTCTTTTCTTATGACTACTGATGATGATGTATGATGCAAAATTTGTCTGCAGATTTGTGACAGCAGGAGGTGTGAAatttgtcttttagtttttagGCAGAATTAAACTTGTGGACACATGGAGCAGAACATTTAGCAGgtgtctgtttttaaaatgtttacagaTCATCCCTTGAATGAACAGGTAATAAAACAAGTGAGTTATGTTAAGTGATTCTGGTGAATCTGAGTTGGAACACTCATACTAAAAGTAGAATTGAAATGTCATGGAAGTGTTGGAAACTTTTTGTCCAAACATTACATCTAAACTAGGTTGACCTCAACTCTACTCCACCCTGAAATTTGGTCCCTTGTCCTCCTCAAATGGCCCTGCACATATTAAGTTCAAGTTCAGATAAGCCAAcgaaaaaaagacagcagaggGAGGGGTGGTCAGACACGGTGCTTGTTAACTGAATGGATTATGATAACAGCCCGGGCCGCGCTGCCAGCCAGACTGACACTCTGAAAGAGCCTGAGCAGCAGCTGAAAACAATGCAGGTTTCTAACAGGACGGCTGTGACCACTCAAGCACTGTGGAGAGAACAATGCTGTTGTGTGACGGTC contains:
- the tlcd4b gene encoding TLC domain-containing protein 4-B, which gives rise to METRELTVVAGSFVGFQLLFSVASPRLSSVITPGYGRLPSSKLTEWNSRLVSTVHALIVGLFCLYILWFDDAVNANPVWGDPSLVKLNVAITCGYLVYDLVLLACNWSTMGDSFFVCHHLAALYAYGYVLTRGVLPYFANFRLISELSTPFVNQRWFYEALKYPRSHRLVVLNGVAMSVVFFLVRIAVMPSYWASVFATFGTQDFERLGLAAQVAWITSCIALDILNTIWMYKITRGCYKVLTGGGGRKVKGGSEASSSSDGKHVNNHTD